One segment of Strix uralensis isolate ZFMK-TIS-50842 chromosome 11, bStrUra1, whole genome shotgun sequence DNA contains the following:
- the FBXO22 gene encoding F-box only protein 22 isoform X1, whose amino-acid sequence MEAAAKGGLVLGNLAEVVERVLGFLPTKALLRAACVCRLWRECARRILRARQRVAWVSALEPGPAESHALVRALARELEKVHVLPQTVLYIADAETFSGHEECHEQKKARKRNSKETAIALEKLLPKRCQVLGLVTPGIVVTPMGSSSNQPQEIEEGEAGFALLFPKIDGVKIHTFHFSKDLKNRVFDESKFAEAGLKNNPDLRVVLLFGYNSWKSGATRFLHQIVNPLNEKSIILAGGQVESFTSLTSENKSAQPGDACGVVGLAFSGPQIQSATVLLDQDVADERTAEAAMQRLKAANIPERNTIGFMFACVGRGYRHYKTKRNMEADAFRKFFPNVPLFGFFGHGEIGCDRIVTGNFVLRECNDIKDDLLHGYTTVMTLIHLGSTKANQA is encoded by the exons ATGGAGGCTGCGGCGAAGGGCGGCCTCGTCCTCGGCAACCTGGCCGAGGTGGTGGAGCGCGTCCTCGGCTTCCTGCCCACCAAGGCGCTGCTGCGCGCCGCCTG CGTGTGCCGGCTGTGGAGGGAGTGCGCGCGGCGGATCCTGCGGGCGCGGCAGCGCGTCGCCTGGGTGTCGGCGCTGGAGCCGGGCCCCGCCGAGAGCCACGCGCTGGTGCGCGCGCTGGCCcgcgagctggag AAGGTGCACGTGCTGCCGCAGACCGTGCTCTATATAGCTGACGCGGAGACGTTCAGCGGGCACGAGGAGTGTCACGAGCAGAAGAAAG ccaggaaaagaaacagtaaagaaacAGCAATTGCACTTGAAAAATTGTTGCCAAAGCGATGTCAGGTTCTTGGACTGGTCACCCCAGGGATTGTAG TTACTCCTATGGGTTCAAGCAGCAATCAGCCTCAAGAAATTGAAGAGGGCGAAGCTGGGTTTGCTCTGTTGTTTCCCAAAATCGATGGGGTAAAGATTCATACCTTCCATTTTTCAAAAGACTTGAAGAACAGGGTCTTTGATGAAAGTAAATTTGCTGAAGCAG GTCTGAAGAATAACCCAGATCTCCGGGTGGTTCTTCTGTTTGGCTACAACTCCTGGAAGTCTGGAGCGACTCGATTTCTTCATCAAATAGTCAATCCTTTGAATGAGAAAAGTATCATCCTGGCTGGGGGACAAGTGGAGAGCTTTACATCACTGACCTCTGAGAA TAAGAGCGCGCAGCCCGGCGATGCCTGCGGTGTGGTCGGGCTGGCTTTCAGCGGTCCCCAGATCCAGAGTGCCACTGTTTTGTTAGACCAGGACGTAGCTGATGAGAGGACAGCAGAAGCCGCCATGCAGCGTCTCAAAGCAGCAAACATCCCCGAGCGTAACACCATTGGCTTCATGTTTGCATGTGTTGGCAGAGGATATCGGCATTATAAAACCAAAAGGAATATGGAAGCAGATGCATTTAGGAAGTTTTTTCCAAACGTTCCCCTCTTTGGCTTTTTTGGACATGGGGAAATAGGATGTGATCGAATAGTTACTGGGAATTTCGTATTAAGAGAATGTAATGACATAAAGGATGACCTGCTTCATGGTTACACTACCGTTATGACTCTTATTCATCTTGGTTCAACTAAAGCAAACCAAGCGTAA
- the FBXO22 gene encoding F-box only protein 22 isoform X2 yields the protein MEAAAKGGLVLGNLAEVVERVLGFLPTKALLRAACVCRLWRECARRILRARQRVAWVSALEPGPAESHALVRALARELEKVHVLPQTVLYIADAETFSGHEECHEQKKARKRNSKETAIALEKLLPKRCQVLGLVTPGIVVTPMGSSSNQPQEIEEGEAGFALLFPKIDGVKIHTFHFSKDLKNRVFDESKFAEAGLKNNPDLRVVLLFGYNSWKSGATRFLHQIVNPLNEKSIILAGGQVESFTSLTSEK from the exons ATGGAGGCTGCGGCGAAGGGCGGCCTCGTCCTCGGCAACCTGGCCGAGGTGGTGGAGCGCGTCCTCGGCTTCCTGCCCACCAAGGCGCTGCTGCGCGCCGCCTG CGTGTGCCGGCTGTGGAGGGAGTGCGCGCGGCGGATCCTGCGGGCGCGGCAGCGCGTCGCCTGGGTGTCGGCGCTGGAGCCGGGCCCCGCCGAGAGCCACGCGCTGGTGCGCGCGCTGGCCcgcgagctggag AAGGTGCACGTGCTGCCGCAGACCGTGCTCTATATAGCTGACGCGGAGACGTTCAGCGGGCACGAGGAGTGTCACGAGCAGAAGAAAG ccaggaaaagaaacagtaaagaaacAGCAATTGCACTTGAAAAATTGTTGCCAAAGCGATGTCAGGTTCTTGGACTGGTCACCCCAGGGATTGTAG TTACTCCTATGGGTTCAAGCAGCAATCAGCCTCAAGAAATTGAAGAGGGCGAAGCTGGGTTTGCTCTGTTGTTTCCCAAAATCGATGGGGTAAAGATTCATACCTTCCATTTTTCAAAAGACTTGAAGAACAGGGTCTTTGATGAAAGTAAATTTGCTGAAGCAG GTCTGAAGAATAACCCAGATCTCCGGGTGGTTCTTCTGTTTGGCTACAACTCCTGGAAGTCTGGAGCGACTCGATTTCTTCATCAAATAGTCAATCCTTTGAATGAGAAAAGTATCATCCTGGCTGGGGGACAAGTGGAGAGCTTTACATCACTGACCTCTGAGAA ataa